In a genomic window of Streptomyces sp. NBC_01142:
- a CDS encoding excinuclease ABC subunit UvrA, which yields MSKATRTNTQSPALHAADSHDLIRVHGARVNNLKDVSIEIPKRRLTVFTGVSGSGKSSLVFGTIAAESQRLINETYSAFVQGFMPTLARPEVDVLDGLTTAIIVDQQRMGADPRSTVGTATDANAMLRILFSRLGKPHIGPPSAYAFNVPSVRASGAITVERGAKKATKATFTRTGGMCTRCEGRGAVSDIDLTQLYDDSKSLAEGAFTIPGWKSDSFWTVRVYAESGLLDPNKPIREFTKKEMQDFLYREPTKVKVEGVNLTYEGLIPKIQKSFLSKDKEALQPHIRAFVERAVTFATCPECDGTRLSEGARSSKIKGISIADACAMQISDLAAWVRGLDEPSVAPLLTALQHTLESFVEIGLGYLALDRPSGTLSGGEAQRVKMIRHLGSSLTDVTYVFDEPTTGLHPHDIQRMNGLLLRLRDKGNTVLVVEHKPEVMAIADHVVDLGPGAGTAGGAVCFEGTVEGLRAGGTITGRHLDDRAAVKETVRKSTGTLEIRGATANNLRDVDVDIPLGVLAVVTGVAGSGKSSLVHGSIPAGEGVVSIGQGAIRGSRRSNPATYTGLLDPIRKAFAKANGVKPALFSANSEGACPTCNGAGVIYTDLAMMAGVASTCEECEGKRFQASVLDYHLGGRDISEVLAMSVTEAEKFFGAGEARTPAAHAVLDRLADVGLGYLSLGQPLTTLSGGERQRLKLATHMAEKGGVYVLDEPTAGLHLADVEQLLGLLDRLVDSGKSVIVVEHHQAVMAHADWIIDLGPGAGHDGGHIVFQGTPADLVAARSTLTGEHLAAYVGT from the coding sequence ATGAGCAAGGCCACGAGGACGAACACGCAGTCGCCTGCGCTGCACGCTGCCGACAGCCACGATCTGATCCGCGTGCACGGCGCGCGCGTGAACAACCTCAAGGACGTCAGCATCGAGATTCCGAAGCGCCGGCTGACGGTGTTCACCGGCGTCTCCGGCTCGGGCAAGAGCTCGCTCGTGTTCGGCACGATCGCCGCGGAGTCGCAGCGGCTGATCAACGAGACCTACAGCGCCTTCGTGCAGGGCTTCATGCCGACGCTGGCGCGGCCCGAGGTCGACGTACTCGACGGACTGACGACCGCGATCATCGTCGACCAGCAGCGGATGGGGGCCGACCCGCGCTCCACCGTCGGCACCGCCACCGACGCCAACGCGATGCTGCGCATCCTCTTCAGCCGGCTCGGGAAGCCGCACATCGGCCCGCCCAGCGCGTACGCCTTCAACGTCCCCTCGGTCCGGGCGAGCGGTGCGATCACCGTCGAGCGCGGTGCCAAGAAGGCGACGAAAGCGACCTTCACCCGCACCGGCGGCATGTGTACGCGCTGCGAAGGCCGGGGCGCCGTCTCCGACATCGACCTCACCCAGCTCTACGACGACTCCAAGTCGCTCGCCGAGGGCGCGTTCACCATCCCCGGCTGGAAGTCCGACAGCTTCTGGACCGTGCGGGTCTACGCCGAGTCGGGCCTCCTCGACCCGAACAAGCCGATCCGCGAGTTCACCAAGAAGGAGATGCAGGACTTCCTCTACCGGGAGCCGACCAAGGTGAAGGTCGAGGGCGTCAACCTCACTTACGAGGGGCTGATCCCCAAGATCCAGAAGTCGTTCCTGTCCAAGGACAAGGAGGCGCTGCAGCCGCACATCCGGGCGTTCGTGGAGCGGGCGGTCACCTTCGCCACCTGCCCCGAGTGCGATGGCACCCGGCTCAGCGAGGGGGCCCGGTCGTCGAAGATCAAGGGGATCAGCATCGCCGACGCCTGCGCGATGCAGATCAGCGACCTGGCCGCATGGGTCCGCGGCCTCGACGAGCCGTCGGTGGCGCCGCTGCTCACCGCGCTGCAGCACACCCTCGAGTCGTTCGTGGAGATCGGGCTGGGCTACCTCGCGCTCGACCGGCCGTCGGGCACGCTGTCGGGCGGCGAGGCGCAGCGCGTCAAGATGATCCGCCACCTCGGCTCCTCGCTCACCGACGTCACCTACGTCTTCGACGAGCCCACCACGGGCCTGCACCCCCATGACATCCAGCGGATGAACGGCCTGCTGCTGCGGCTGCGGGACAAGGGCAACACGGTGCTCGTCGTGGAGCACAAGCCGGAGGTCATGGCGATCGCCGACCACGTCGTCGACCTCGGCCCCGGCGCCGGTACGGCGGGCGGCGCCGTCTGCTTCGAGGGCACCGTCGAGGGGCTGCGGGCGGGCGGCACCATCACCGGCCGCCATCTCGACGACCGGGCCGCCGTCAAGGAGACGGTGCGGAAGTCCACCGGCACGCTGGAGATCCGTGGCGCGACGGCGAACAACCTGCGCGACGTCGACGTCGACATCCCGCTCGGGGTGCTTGCCGTCGTCACCGGGGTCGCCGGCTCCGGAAAGAGCTCCCTCGTGCACGGGTCGATCCCCGCCGGCGAGGGTGTGGTGTCGATCGGCCAGGGCGCGATCCGTGGCTCGCGGCGGAGCAACCCGGCGACGTACACCGGACTGCTCGACCCGATCCGCAAGGCGTTCGCGAAGGCCAACGGCGTGAAGCCGGCGCTGTTCAGCGCCAACTCCGAGGGCGCCTGCCCCACCTGCAACGGCGCCGGCGTCATCTACACCGACCTGGCGATGATGGCCGGCGTCGCCTCCACCTGCGAGGAGTGCGAGGGGAAGCGGTTCCAGGCATCGGTGCTGGACTACCACCTCGGCGGCCGCGACATCAGCGAGGTGCTCGCGATGTCGGTGACCGAGGCCGAAAAGTTCTTCGGCGCCGGCGAGGCGCGCACGCCGGCCGCGCACGCCGTCCTCGACCGGCTCGCCGACGTCGGGCTCGGCTACCTCAGCCTCGGCCAGCCGCTCACCACGCTGTCCGGCGGTGAGCGGCAGCGGCTCAAGCTGGCCACCCACATGGCCGAGAAGGGCGGCGTCTACGTCCTCGACGAACCGACCGCCGGCCTGCACCTCGCCGACGTCGAGCAGCTGCTCGGCCTGCTCGACCGGCTCGTCGACTCCGGCAAGTCGGTCATCGTCGTCGAGCACCACCAGGCGGTCATGGCACACGCCGACTGGATCATCGACCTCGGCCCCGGCGCCGGCCACGACGGCGGCCACATCGTCTTCCAGGGCACACCCGCCGACCTCGTCGCCGCCCGCTCCACCCTCACCGGCGAGCACCTCGCGGCCTACGTCGGCACCTGA
- a CDS encoding helix-turn-helix domain-containing protein: MTLEDLVRLRRARDVMDRDYARPLDVPALANVALMSAGHFSRSFRAAFGETPYSYLMTRRVERAKALLRRGDMSVTEVCFAVGCTSLGSFSSRFSELVGESPSAYRARRHEAGAAIPACVAKILTRPVRIGEAESAAAS, from the coding sequence ATGACCCTGGAGGACCTGGTACGGCTGCGCCGCGCCCGGGACGTGATGGACCGCGACTACGCACGGCCGCTGGACGTTCCGGCGCTGGCGAACGTCGCCCTCATGTCGGCCGGGCACTTCTCCCGCAGCTTCCGCGCCGCCTTCGGGGAGACGCCCTACAGCTATCTGATGACCCGCCGTGTCGAGCGGGCGAAGGCGCTGCTGCGGCGGGGCGACATGAGCGTGACGGAGGTCTGCTTCGCGGTCGGATGCACCTCGCTGGGGTCGTTCAGCTCGCGCTTCAGCGAGCTGGTCGGCGAGAGCCCCAGCGCCTACCGGGCCCGGCGCCACGAGGCCGGCGCCGCGATCCCGGCGTGCGTCGCCAAGATCCTCACGCGACCGGTCAGGATCGGAGAAGCAGAATCCGCCGCCGCCTCGTAG
- a CDS encoding APC family permease has protein sequence MSVLSTKTVTAPGAEEPPDTGARHKLTAVTGLAALSLDAMASVAYGPEAIVLVLAAAGGYGLGFTLPVTLAIAGLLAVLVASYRQVIAAFPDGGGSYAVAKAHLGRRTSLVAAASLVLDYVLNVAVAVTAGVAALTSAFPELYGDRLWMCVGVLVLITAVNLRGIVDSARAFIVPTAVFIGSILVLITVGLFRDAPASTEAAAGHASVLADNATTVGALLLLKAFASGCSALTGVEAIANAVPSFRAPAARRAQHAEIALGALLGVMLIGLSVLISRFGLQPVEGVTVLAQLADASLGHNLGFYVIQFATMVLLALSANTSFGGLPVLLKLLARDNYLPHVFGLKADRQVHRHGVLTLAGVSAALLLFSGGDTNTLVPLFAIGVFVGFTIAQTGMVLHWRRVRGPRWAGKAFLNGLGALLTGISAVVVTATKFHDGAWLIVVALPLLVAGFECVHRAYGKIGERLEVGRIPESPHRDRSLVLVPVSSLTRLTSEALTAAVSLGDEVRAVTVCYPDPEDRELTEALERDWALWNPGVPLIRVASARRTVGRPVAAYVRELEAAEPGTRITVLIPEVEPAHLWQRVLQNQRGAVVAQAVRRDTNAVICRLRFRLGDRP, from the coding sequence ATGTCCGTCCTGTCCACCAAGACCGTCACTGCGCCCGGCGCAGAGGAACCCCCGGATACCGGCGCGCGTCACAAGCTCACAGCCGTCACCGGCCTCGCCGCGCTCTCGCTCGACGCGATGGCGTCGGTGGCGTACGGACCCGAGGCGATCGTCCTGGTCCTCGCCGCGGCAGGCGGCTACGGGCTCGGCTTCACGCTCCCCGTCACCCTCGCCATCGCGGGCCTGCTGGCGGTCCTCGTTGCCTCGTACCGGCAGGTGATCGCCGCGTTCCCGGACGGCGGCGGCAGCTACGCGGTCGCCAAGGCGCACTTGGGCCGGCGCACCAGTCTGGTCGCGGCCGCGTCGCTGGTGCTGGACTACGTCCTCAATGTGGCCGTCGCCGTGACCGCGGGCGTGGCCGCGCTGACCTCGGCCTTCCCGGAGCTGTACGGCGACCGGCTGTGGATGTGCGTCGGCGTGCTGGTGCTGATCACGGCCGTGAACCTGCGCGGAATCGTCGACTCGGCCCGCGCGTTCATCGTGCCGACGGCCGTCTTCATCGGCTCGATCCTGGTGCTCATCACGGTCGGCCTGTTCCGTGACGCCCCGGCGAGCACCGAGGCGGCCGCCGGTCACGCCTCCGTCCTCGCCGACAACGCCACCACCGTCGGCGCGCTGCTCCTGCTCAAGGCGTTCGCATCCGGCTGCTCGGCACTGACCGGCGTCGAGGCCATCGCCAACGCCGTCCCGTCCTTCCGTGCGCCGGCGGCCCGCCGCGCGCAGCACGCCGAGATCGCCCTCGGCGCCCTGCTCGGCGTGATGCTGATCGGCCTCTCCGTACTGATCTCCCGCTTCGGGCTGCAGCCGGTCGAGGGCGTGACCGTCCTCGCCCAGCTCGCCGACGCCTCCCTGGGCCACAACCTCGGCTTCTACGTCATCCAGTTCGCCACCATGGTGCTGCTGGCCCTGTCCGCCAACACTTCCTTCGGCGGTCTCCCGGTCCTGCTCAAACTGCTGGCCCGCGACAACTACCTGCCGCATGTCTTCGGGCTGAAGGCCGACCGCCAGGTCCACCGGCACGGTGTGCTGACCCTTGCCGGTGTCTCCGCCGCACTCCTGCTCTTCTCCGGCGGCGACACCAACACTCTCGTTCCGCTCTTCGCCATCGGCGTCTTCGTCGGCTTCACCATCGCCCAGACCGGCATGGTCCTGCACTGGCGTCGGGTCCGCGGACCGCGCTGGGCGGGCAAGGCGTTCCTCAACGGGCTCGGCGCGCTGCTCACCGGCATCAGTGCGGTCGTCGTCACCGCCACCAAGTTCCACGACGGCGCCTGGCTGATCGTCGTCGCGCTGCCCCTGCTGGTCGCCGGGTTCGAGTGCGTCCACCGTGCGTACGGGAAGATCGGCGAGCGCCTCGAGGTCGGCCGTATCCCCGAATCCCCGCACCGCGACCGCTCGTTGGTTCTCGTTCCCGTCTCGTCCCTGACCCGGCTCACCAGCGAGGCCCTCACCGCGGCGGTGTCTCTCGGCGACGAGGTCCGGGCGGTGACCGTCTGCTACCCCGATCCTGAGGACCGCGAGCTGACCGAGGCCCTGGAACGGGACTGGGCGCTGTGGAACCCCGGCGTCCCGCTGATCCGCGTTGCCTCGGCCCGCCGCACGGTCGGCCGTCCGGTCGCCGCGTACGTACGGGAACTCGAGGCCGCAGAACCGGGCACCCGGATCACCGTGCTCATTCCCGAGGTCGAGCCGGCCCATCTGTGGCAGCGGGTGCTGCAGAACCAGCGCGGCGCCGTTGTGGCGCAGGCCGTCCGCCGCGATACGAACGCGGTCATCTGCCGGCTGCGTTTCCGGCTCGGTGACCGGCCCTGA
- a CDS encoding YncE family protein, with amino-acid sequence MTPERSPPCAAQGQSVAEIADRLHLAQGGSSSVSLIDTSTNTVITPVTLGTNPRAIAVTPDGTRAYVTNSGSGTVSVIDTATNTVLTAITFGTTPRGLAITPDGSRLYVANNSSGTVSVISTATNAVTGTITVGTTPYGVGITPDGTRAYVANQGSNSVSVIDTSTNSVLTSVTAGTSPFALAVA; translated from the coding sequence GTGACGCCGGAGCGGTCGCCGCCTTGTGCCGCCCAAGGGCAGAGCGTTGCCGAGATCGCCGACCGGCTGCATCTGGCCCAAGGGGGGTCGAGCAGCGTGTCCTTGATCGACACCTCCACCAACACCGTCATCACCCCCGTCACTTTGGGCACCAACCCCCGTGCCATCGCCGTCACCCCGGACGGCACGCGCGCCTACGTCACCAACTCCGGATCCGGCACGGTGTCAGTGATCGATACCGCCACGAACACCGTGCTCACCGCGATCACCTTCGGAACCACACCACGCGGGCTGGCCATCACCCCGGACGGCAGCCGCCTCTACGTCGCCAACAACAGCTCGGGCACCGTCTCCGTGATCAGCACGGCCACCAATGCCGTCACCGGCACCATCACGGTCGGCACCACCCCTTACGGCGTCGGCATCACCCCCGACGGCACCCGCGCCTACGTCGCCAACCAGGGATCGAACAGCGTGTCCGTGATCGACACCTCCACCAACAGCGTCCTCACCTCCGTCACCGCCGGCACCAGCCCATTCGCCCTCGCCGTCGCCTGA
- a CDS encoding APC family permease yields MFNVTGILKRLVIGRAKRSEELGETLLPKRLALPIFASDPLSSVAYATQEILLVLTLGGLAYLHFTPWIAAAVVSLMTVVVLSYRQVVHAYPSGGGSYEVASTNLGPSAGLVVAASLLVDYVMTVAVSVASGVDNIISAVPALVDYRVQMALVFVALLTAMNLRGVRESGQAFAAPTYLFIGGVLIMVGTGLFRYLAGDAPVAESAAYGITPDPADANLAGLALVMLVLRAFSSGCTALTGVEAISNGVPAFRKPKSRNAAATMAAMGIIAVTMFVGVTTLALITKVHIVEDPCRLTGLDGDCASYHQRTVIAQLAASVFGGENSIGFYFLQAATALVLILAANTAFNGFPLLASILAQHRYLPRQLHNRGDRLAFSNGILALAIVAGLLLWAFKANVTSLIHLYILGVFTSFTLSQTGMVRHWNRELRTEADPAVRRRHRVARVINATGAVITCLVLIIVLATKFTQGAWLAVLAGIVLWVMMRGIRRHYDTTADELAVTDPRSEMVPPSRVLAVVLVSTLHKPTLRALAYARAFRPDHLEALTVAVDREQSAALQRQWADYEIPVPLKVLDSPYREITGSVMEYVRSLRRDSPRDVVAVFIPEYVVGHWWENLLHNQSALWLKSRLLFTPGVMVTSVPWQLSSSAHADHPAARAPGSVRRGEPTTPRRSDTAAHR; encoded by the coding sequence GTGTTCAACGTGACGGGGATCCTCAAGCGGCTGGTCATCGGCCGCGCCAAGCGCAGCGAGGAACTGGGCGAGACGCTGCTGCCCAAGCGCCTCGCCCTGCCGATCTTCGCCTCCGACCCGCTGTCCTCGGTCGCGTACGCCACCCAGGAGATCCTGCTGGTGCTGACCCTGGGCGGCCTGGCCTACCTGCATTTCACGCCATGGATCGCGGCGGCCGTCGTGTCGCTGATGACCGTGGTGGTCCTCTCCTACCGCCAGGTGGTGCACGCCTATCCCAGCGGTGGTGGGTCGTACGAGGTGGCCTCGACGAACCTCGGCCCTTCCGCCGGTCTGGTGGTCGCCGCCTCGCTGCTGGTCGACTACGTGATGACCGTGGCGGTCTCCGTCGCCTCCGGCGTGGACAACATCATCTCGGCGGTGCCCGCACTGGTCGACTACCGCGTGCAGATGGCGCTCGTCTTCGTCGCCCTGCTGACCGCGATGAATCTGCGCGGCGTACGCGAATCCGGTCAGGCGTTCGCGGCCCCGACCTATCTGTTCATCGGCGGCGTGCTGATCATGGTCGGCACTGGGCTGTTCCGGTACCTGGCCGGTGACGCGCCGGTGGCGGAGAGCGCCGCGTACGGCATCACACCGGATCCCGCGGATGCGAACCTGGCAGGCCTCGCGCTGGTGATGCTCGTCCTTCGCGCCTTCTCCAGCGGCTGTACGGCACTGACCGGCGTGGAGGCGATTTCCAACGGTGTGCCTGCCTTCCGCAAGCCCAAGTCCCGCAACGCGGCGGCCACCATGGCCGCGATGGGCATCATCGCCGTGACCATGTTCGTCGGCGTCACCACGCTCGCGCTCATCACCAAGGTGCACATCGTCGAAGACCCGTGCCGGCTCACCGGACTGGACGGCGACTGCGCCTCGTACCATCAGCGCACCGTCATCGCCCAGCTGGCCGCCTCCGTCTTCGGCGGCGAGAACAGCATCGGTTTCTACTTCCTCCAGGCCGCCACCGCCCTGGTACTGATCCTCGCCGCGAACACCGCCTTCAACGGCTTCCCGCTGCTCGCCTCGATCCTCGCGCAGCACCGCTATCTGCCGCGCCAGCTGCACAACCGCGGCGACCGGCTCGCCTTCTCCAACGGCATCCTGGCGCTGGCGATCGTGGCCGGACTGCTGCTGTGGGCGTTCAAGGCCAACGTCACCAGCCTCATCCACCTGTATATCCTGGGCGTGTTCACCTCCTTCACGCTCTCGCAGACCGGCATGGTCCGGCACTGGAACCGCGAGCTGCGCACCGAGGCCGATCCGGCCGTACGCCGTCGGCATCGGGTGGCGCGGGTCATCAACGCCACCGGTGCGGTCATCACCTGTCTGGTACTGATCATCGTGCTGGCCACGAAGTTCACCCAGGGCGCCTGGCTGGCGGTGCTCGCCGGGATCGTGCTGTGGGTCATGATGCGGGGGATCCGCCGTCACTACGACACCACCGCAGACGAATTGGCGGTCACCGACCCGCGCAGCGAGATGGTGCCGCCCTCCCGGGTGCTGGCGGTCGTGCTGGTCTCCACCCTCCACAAGCCGACCCTGCGGGCGCTGGCCTACGCACGCGCCTTCAGGCCCGACCACCTGGAGGCACTCACCGTCGCGGTGGACCGTGAGCAGTCCGCCGCGCTCCAACGGCAGTGGGCGGACTACGAGATCCCGGTGCCGCTCAAGGTCCTCGACTCTCCGTACCGCGAGATCACCGGGTCGGTCATGGAGTACGTGCGCTCCCTCCGCCGCGACAGCCCGCGGGATGTGGTCGCGGTCTTCATTCCCGAGTACGTGGTGGGCCACTGGTGGGAGAACCTGCTGCACAACCAGTCCGCGCTGTGGCTCAAGAGCCGGCTGCTGTTCACTCCCGGCGTGATGGTGACCAGCGTCCCCTGGCAACTCAGCTCGTCCGCCCACGCCGACCACCCGGCCGCACGCGCCCCCGGCTCGGTCCGCCGCGGGGAACCCACCACGCCCCGCAGGAGCGACACCGCCGCGCACCGGTAA
- a CDS encoding amino acid transporter → MTGTQVETTPPETEERAGARPWRAWLLEGLSEQSARHPGPHGTPPAEHKGHTWWRVMCLTGVDYFSTLGYQPGIAALAAGLLSPLATLVLVALTLLGALPVYRRVAKESPHGEGSIHMLERLLPWWAGKLFVLVLLGFAATDFMITITLSAADASAHVVENPFAPHWMHDGNVWITLVLVAGLGAVFLKGFREAIRVAVVLVALYLALNVVVLATAVWHVTTQPVVVDDWWSALTAEHASPLAMIGVALLVFPKLALGMSGFETGVAVMPQVRGDATDTYENPAGRIRDTRKLLTTAALTMSGFLLISSLATTILIPVEQFEKGGEANGRALAYLAHEYLGEAFGTAYDVSTIAILWFAGASALAGLLNLVPRYLPRYGMAPEWARAVRPLVLLFMAIAVTVTVLFNADVDAQGGAYATGVLVLMLSASFASTIAVHHRGHRAATIGFGTVTAVFAYTLVVNVVERPDGLKIASLFIVGILLTSFASRVHRAFELRAATVTFDETAARLIDETAAQGPLRVIANEPDERDEQEYREKEYSQREETHIPDGRPVLFLEVTVRDSSDFTADLSVHGEERYGARILRVQGAVVPNTIAAVLMELRARTGQVPHAYFNWTEGHPLGHLLRFLVFGDGEVAPVTREVLRRAEPDLTRRPRIHVG, encoded by the coding sequence ATGACCGGCACGCAGGTCGAGACCACGCCGCCCGAAACCGAGGAGCGGGCTGGGGCCCGGCCCTGGCGTGCCTGGCTGCTGGAGGGCCTGAGCGAGCAGTCCGCACGGCATCCGGGTCCGCACGGCACGCCGCCGGCCGAGCACAAGGGCCACACGTGGTGGCGGGTGATGTGCCTGACCGGTGTGGACTACTTCTCCACCCTCGGCTACCAGCCCGGCATCGCCGCTCTGGCCGCCGGTCTGCTCTCGCCGCTGGCCACCCTCGTACTCGTTGCCCTCACCCTGCTGGGCGCGCTGCCGGTGTACCGGCGGGTCGCGAAGGAGAGCCCGCACGGCGAGGGCTCGATCCACATGCTGGAGCGGCTGCTGCCCTGGTGGGCGGGGAAGCTGTTCGTGCTGGTGCTGCTCGGCTTCGCGGCCACCGACTTCATGATCACCATCACTCTGTCGGCCGCGGACGCCTCGGCCCATGTGGTGGAGAATCCCTTTGCCCCGCACTGGATGCACGACGGCAACGTCTGGATCACCCTGGTGCTCGTCGCGGGCCTCGGCGCGGTGTTCCTCAAGGGCTTCCGCGAGGCGATCCGCGTCGCCGTGGTGCTGGTCGCGCTCTACCTGGCACTCAATGTGGTCGTCCTGGCCACCGCCGTCTGGCACGTGACCACCCAGCCGGTCGTGGTCGACGACTGGTGGAGTGCCCTGACGGCCGAGCACGCCTCGCCCCTGGCGATGATCGGCGTGGCCCTGCTGGTCTTCCCCAAGCTCGCCCTCGGCATGTCCGGCTTCGAGACCGGCGTCGCCGTCATGCCACAGGTGCGCGGAGACGCCACCGACACGTACGAGAACCCGGCCGGACGCATCCGCGACACCCGCAAGCTGCTGACCACCGCCGCGCTGACCATGAGCGGATTCCTGCTCATCAGCAGCCTCGCCACAACCATCCTGATCCCCGTCGAGCAGTTCGAGAAGGGCGGCGAGGCCAACGGGCGGGCCCTGGCCTATCTCGCCCACGAGTACCTGGGTGAAGCCTTCGGCACGGCGTACGACGTGTCGACCATCGCCATCCTCTGGTTCGCCGGCGCCTCCGCCCTGGCCGGCCTGCTCAACCTCGTACCGCGCTATCTGCCGCGCTACGGCATGGCACCCGAGTGGGCCAGGGCGGTGCGCCCACTGGTGCTGCTGTTCATGGCGATCGCCGTCACCGTCACCGTCCTGTTCAACGCCGATGTCGACGCACAGGGCGGTGCGTACGCCACCGGGGTGCTGGTACTGATGCTCTCGGCGTCCTTTGCGTCGACGATCGCCGTCCACCACCGCGGCCACCGGGCCGCCACCATCGGCTTCGGCACCGTCACCGCGGTGTTCGCCTACACGCTGGTCGTCAATGTCGTCGAACGGCCGGACGGTTTGAAGATCGCCTCGCTGTTCATCGTCGGCATCCTGCTGACCTCCTTCGCCTCCCGCGTCCACCGTGCCTTCGAACTGCGCGCCGCCACCGTCACGTTCGACGAGACCGCCGCCCGGCTGATCGACGAAACCGCCGCGCAAGGGCCGCTGCGGGTCATCGCCAACGAGCCGGACGAGCGCGACGAGCAGGAGTACCGGGAGAAGGAGTACAGCCAGCGCGAGGAGACCCACATCCCCGACGGCCGACCGGTCCTCTTCCTCGAAGTCACCGTCCGGGACTCCTCCGACTTCACCGCCGACCTCAGCGTCCACGGCGAGGAGCGGTACGGCGCACGGATCCTGCGCGTCCAAGGCGCCGTAGTGCCCAACACCATCGCCGCAGTCCTGATGGAACTGCGCGCCCGCACCGGCCAGGTCCCGCACGCCTACTTCAACTGGACCGAGGGCCACCCACTCGGGCATCTGCTGCGCTTCCTCGTCTTCGGCGACGGCGAAGTCGCCCCCGTCACCCGCGAGGTCCTGCGCCGCGCGGAACCCGACCTCACCCGCCGGCCCCGCATCCACGTCGGCTGA
- a CDS encoding VOC family protein, with product MDIKLSQCFIAVDDHDKALAFYRDILGLEVRNDVGFEGMRWVTVGSPAQPDVEIVLEPPLANPNASPADKQAMAELLAKGMLRGVIFSTDNCDATFERIQAAGGEVLQEPIDQPYGVRDCAFRDPAGNMLRFTQPRKR from the coding sequence ATGGACATCAAGCTCTCACAGTGCTTCATCGCAGTCGACGACCATGACAAGGCGCTCGCCTTCTACCGCGACATCCTCGGCCTGGAGGTACGCAACGACGTCGGGTTCGAGGGGATGCGCTGGGTGACGGTCGGCTCACCCGCGCAGCCGGACGTGGAGATCGTCCTCGAACCGCCGCTCGCCAACCCCAACGCCTCGCCGGCCGACAAGCAGGCGATGGCGGAACTGCTGGCCAAGGGCATGCTGCGCGGCGTGATCTTCTCCACCGACAACTGCGACGCCACCTTCGAACGCATCCAGGCAGCCGGCGGGGAGGTGTTGCAGGAGCCGATCGACCAGCCGTACGGCGTCCGCGACTGTGCCTTCCGCGACCCGGCCGGCAACATGCTCCGCTTCACCCAGCCCCGCAAGCGGTAA